TTTGACATCAAGTTCCCTCAACAAAAATCAATGTCACCATGACAATGCTAGACTACCTACCCTGGTCTGTAGTTGTCCTCCTGACCCCCTCCATACAACATAGGGTACAGTGGGGTGTCATGTCTCAGACCACGAATATACAGGGCACCGATCCTGGGGCCATAGAACTGAACAAGAGGTGCAACTTATAACATGAACAGCTTACCAGTACCTTTACAAAAGAAGAGCAAAGCCTAGAGATGAACAACACATTATAAGACAAATAATGATGTCTTTATATAATAAGCCTTTATACTTTcaaattgtatttaaaaaatcCTGTCTTGTCAACTTCCAGAGAAAAGAGTCTAAACAAGTATCCCCACCTTATGGCCCACCACAGTAAGATAATCCACTCCTAACTCCTCCACATCAACAGGAACTTTGCCGATGGTCTGGGCAGCATCTGTGTGGAGCAGGATCCTGGGCTGAGGGGTACTTCTCTTCTCACTATTCACAGACCTCACAGCTCTCATGATGTCTGCTATGGGCTGATACCACACAACAAGCACATTCAGTATACAAGCAGTTGTTAACATgggaatgttttttttgtaagCAAGAGAGTGCTGTCAATTCATAACAAAACAGCTTtttaaaactatacatatatgtactcaACTATACAACCAATATTGCATGTTAGTTGTTATGTCCAAGTGAAGATAGATATATCAGAATCTGGATCTTAACAATTAGATAAGCCCTACCATGATGATCCCTGTCTCATTGTTGGCCATCATGATTGTGACCAGGCAGGTTGTGGGACGAACTGCAGCCAAAACGTCCTGGACCTCAACACGACCTGTCAGCTTGGAGGCTGGCACAAAGGTCACATCTGCCaggaaaaacaacttttagtCATACGGGCCCAAACTGTAGTGttatattgatattgatacaaGTATCAATGGAGGAGGTAGCCATAGTACAGTGTCCTAGCCAgcctttttttctgtcccctggataTTTAATGGTAATCCTGTCACAGGTGTGAAttcagcttggttcaatcaaTATCTTTTTTGTGTCCATCAAAGGGGACAGACTGggcaaatttttgtccgttgcagcagcaaaattctgtcaaaggacggaaggaaggatgctggctagaaccctgatgaGATAACTCCCTTATGATTGTTCTGATCAGACTCATCTTGACCTTAccaatttttctttccttttgaaAAGCCTCCAGTGGAAGCCTGACAGAGTCATGTTCTATGTTAGAAGTGACGATGTGTGGTTTGACACTCCTGTGCAGTGTTGGACCATTCTCCTTGTCTCCTCCTGCCTGGGCCTCGGGGAAAGTATTCCAGAAGTGCTTCATGGCAGTGAGGATCACCATGTTGTTGGCCTGAAGTACAGTATTACAGGGAAATCATATTGTTGTTATTCCGGTAAATGCCACAATAGAATAATTCTATAgtcaatttgcaataaaacgGCATGTTTCTTTAATAATGATCACAAAAATAACAACCTTAGAGAAATAAAATCTCTTTAAAATTGCAAGTCGTTAGCTGCAGGAAAATTTTAAGTATTCGTCAAGACACTTGCTTGACAATGTTCGACACCAACTCTTCTGCTGAAATTATCTAGCCTGGTTTTCAGCCATATTGTAGCTCCCAAGTcccttctgtcctctctgcaaatgcAGAAGAGATGGACAttgctggataccaggctaaaaattatcattttacaCTGGCCCGTGCCTACAATGCATTTGAGGACAATTGAGGTaagtaaaatgtttcttgattgtTGTATTGTTGTCTTCAAAATGATACATCATTGATAGCCAACCTCTGTTCCACCTGATGTGAAAATGACATCTTCCCTTTTCCCACCAACCATCTTGGCAATGTTGGTCCTGGCAGTATCAATGGCAGCCTTTGCCTTCTTCCCTGTTGATCATGAttagaatgaaaataaaatactaagTTATATAAATGTACTAACAGACATGTAAAATGGTCAGAATATCTCAAGGCTCATAATACTTTTTGGCCAGAAATAGCAAAATCACATTGTTGATATAATGTTAGAAAAAATGATGAGGTAAACAAAACTACCTCAGCCATATGTTCCAGGAGATATTTGACgaaatagaaaataaatgtacatgcCAAGTGTCTCAATCTATTCCAATGAATTAGTCTAATTTGTCCAGCTAAAAATTACCATGATTAGGAATTGTGCAATATATTTCAAGTATATAATATAgaacacaaacatacctgcTTCATACGAGCTGCTTGGGTTCCCCCATGCTGTTTGCAGGGCTGTCTGGATGGCTGTTAGAACCTCAGGTTCCAGTGGTGTGGTAGCATTGTAGTCTAGGTAGACACTGCTATATAAGGAACAGGGCAAGTGTTAAGTTGAAACATTAAAGTAGCTACACTAATGAATGCATAATTGCAAAGTCCACTTTAATAATAGAGCAAAAATCTCTATTTGTTGAGTGATCCCCTATGAATTTACCACAATGCGTAGATGGACAGTGAGTTGTATTTTTGTCAATACCCAAACCAACTCATTTTACATTTCTACTAGCATTTTTTCAGGTTACTGAATTAGGAAATATGAAACTAATTCACATTACATTCAAGGCATTTAGATGAAAGCAGCCATACTTGGATTCAGGAAAAGAAGCATTGGTGCATCTTTTTACCTGATAGCACCTGTGGTTCAATATTTCGgcaaggagcttatattgagAGCTCCTTGATTTCGGGCCCATGAAACTGAAAGTGAAAGGGGTCTAGAGGGGTGGCCCAGTATATGATGAAGTATTACCATAAAACGTTGTACGGCACTTCATATCCAGAATGTATTTACTTACCGGTATGGgccaaaacacaacaaaatgtcaattttcaCCGAGAAACTTAGATCCGGCTCACATACCAGTCGAACCGCAAAGTtctatgcgcatccgttctgcgcagcccTCTCTACGACAGGTCATACTCCGGAACACAGTTTGTCCTGGCATGACCTCGCTGCATGGGTGTAAGCAAGTGCCCGTTGTGCagcaaaaagacctcagacctacataatgtttgttCTTTCTtacatctacaggctttgccCAGTACAGCCATATAGATATTTCATGCATTGCAAAATGACAGCGAACATTGTAGCTTTCgaaacattggcaatttttgccAGTTTATTTGTGGTTGTCTTTTTTGCAGTTCACCATCATCCC
This genomic stretch from Branchiostoma floridae strain S238N-H82 chromosome 13, Bfl_VNyyK, whole genome shotgun sequence harbors:
- the LOC118428970 gene encoding selenocysteine lyase-like, giving the protein MVGGKREDVIFTSGGTEANNMVILTAMKHFWNTFPEAQAGGDKENGPTLHRSVKPHIVTSNIEHDSVRLPLEAFQKERKIDVTFVPASKLTGRVEVQDVLAAVRPTTCLVTIMMANNETGIIMPIADIMRAVRSVNSEKRSTPQPRILLHTDAAQTIGKVPVDVEELGVDYLTVVGHKFYGPRIGALYIRGLRHDTPLYPMLYGGGQEDNYRPGTENTGMIAGLGMAASLVNNNLEKYESHMREVRDYLEQQLQDRFGSSVHFNGRLAGSERIPNTCNVSILGQGLQGQRVLSRCPHLQASVGSACHSHKVNRPSHILLAIGIPCEVAGNALRLSVGRHTTKQDIDLVLQDLQEAVSAITAEQH